The DNA segment CTCCTTGGTTTCAAAAGCGGCCGTCCAATCCTCCGCCTGGCAGTATACATCCAGTAATCTCTCCTTCGCCCAGCGATCATGATGATCAAGGGTAATAATCTCCCGGAGGGCCGTGGAAGCCGATTCGGTATCCTTCAAGTTGATAAAATCCTGGGCCAGAGATCTTAAAACCCGCCGCTTATCCCCGGTACTCAAACCATGCCTCAGAGTTAAATCCTTATGAACCTGCAGGGCTTTCTCCGGTTTGCCGTATTTTCTTAGAATATCGCCGATCCTGATATAAGCATCGATATTTTCACTGTCCGCCGAAACGACATCACGGAACTTGGTGAAAGCCAGTTCCTCACGTCCGTCCAGCATCGCTTTCAATCCATCGATATAGACACTCGGATCCAGTTTGCCTTTTTTTTCCTTGCGATAACGATCGTAAAAGAAATAGACCAAGATCAAGGCGATGACGGCCAGCAAAAATACAATAATAATGGTATCCATTCCTTACTCCCGCAGGTTGCCTTTATTATCCAGCAAATCTTTGGACTCTTCGATGGGCCGGTTTCTCAGCGCGGTCACCTCGGTCTGCAAACCCCTGATAGCCTTGTTCGATTCCCGAATCTGGTTGGACTGCTTCAGATATACACTTATAAAAAGCAACCACGAGACCAGAGCGCCCAGCATGAAGGCCCAGAAAACCACCGTTATTACCGGAACATCGAACCGCTGTGTCCAGATCAGGTGGATATCGATGGATTGATCCGGACCGCTGTTGTACAGCGCAAATCCGACGATAACTGCAATTATTATAAGTATCAGGATCGACCTAAGCACCCACATACTTCCTCCTTGGAAGATACTATGATAGATTTAACCCGAAGAAAATAACAAAGATAAACGGTCCCGTCAATAGATATAGGCTCATTCCCTGACCGCCCCCTCCTTTTTATCACCTATTCCTCTTCAGCCGGTTCAACATCCGTGAACTGGAAACCGTTCAGTAAATCCAGAAATTCCTTTTCCAGCATTTTGTAATAAAGACGTTCACAAATGAAATGAAATATAATAAGCTGGCCGTTATGCTCGGTTAAGAACATATCCCCGGCAAAAAACTCGGTCACCACATCGGCCTTATCCGACTCGTAACCGGCCCGTTGGACCTGAATGGTATACTTCCGTTCCCCGGCCAGGAGATAACCGTCGATCTTTCCCAGCGAAATTTTGGAACGTCTCTTACTGATATAGTTCCCGTACAGTATCTCGCAGGCATTGAGAATGTCTTTCTTTTGATCGGATTTGTAAACATCGCTCAACAGCGAATCGACAAACCAATCCAAATTCATCATCGACGGTCCCGCATAAACCGTCACCTTGGGGACCTGCGTATAATTCGGGGCATGCTGGAAATGAATCGGGATATCATACTGGTCCTTGGTCAAAATCAACCGGATATCACTATCACCCTTCTTGACGGAGGTGCTCCACCCTTCCGGGATTACCAGGGAATAATTGTAATCCTTGTCATAAAAAATGCCGTTTTCGATTTCGCCCGCCTTGTCTTTTTTCCGGGCCGCACAGATATTGAATATGAAGATAACCAAAAATAGCGATATCAATAGCCTTTTCATGAGTCTTCCTCCATTAAGAATTAATTCCTGTCGGCTTAGTTACATTATTAATGAATTATACCCGATTTAGTCAATAGAATATTAAAAAAAGTGCTGTAATTTATTAAATTTTATGGACTTAAAACAAAAAAAGAAGGGTCCGAGCGTCGGATGACCAATCAGTACTTTTTATATTCCTCGAACAATCGGCCCCATTCGGTTTTTGAAAATTTCCTGATAATTGACTTACCCACAATCGGATACCAAAACCAATCATGATATATATTGGAGGCCGCCGGAGCCCAGACCACCAGCGGGGAATGAAGCGCGATTTTCTCCAGAAATCGTAAACTGCCTATGCGAAGCATCTGATCGCCCCAGATGACAAATGATTTCTTGGTTCTAAAACCGAAATTTATATCCGAAATATCAATACCCAGTATTTCAATTTCACCAGGATCGGCGACACCCAGACCCCGCTCATGGCACATTCTCAAATAGGGGATTTTCAGCGGGTCAAAACCCATCAGCCGGGCCGCCACAGCATCGATCGCCACCGAATCCGACGATGCCAGCAGGATATTTTTCGAATGCGGAATCATGGTTCGGGGACCGGCCCCGTCGCCCGCCACCGTTCCATCCATAACCGCCAGGAGATTGGGATGCAATTCCTTCTGCATGATCACCAGATCCACCAGCACCTCATGAATATACTTGTGGGCGTAGTGCCGGACTTCCTTTAAAAGCCCGCCAAAGGCGTTCTTTATGGCCCCCGTGGTAGTGGAATGACCGTGAGTTTTCACCGTTGGCAAATGAATGATTTGCTTGCCGATATACATCTTCGGAATTTCGATTCCTTCCGGGAAAATCTGATCCAGCTTCAATAACGGTTCCCGGAACTGGTGAACAACCCATTCCACTTCTGGCAATGGCGTGAATCCCACGTCATACCGGTCCAGGACCGGCATCCAGAGATTATTCCGCGCCCCCTTAACCGGATTGGTCACAACCGTTTTATTTTCGATCGGCAGTAGCCTTTCCCTGGGAAACCCATCCTCGATCAGGGTTTTCACAACCCCTTCGACCTGCCACGGTTGCGAGGAACAGGCCGGGAAATATTTGGTCCATGACAGATTGAGTTTCAACAGGGTATCAAGGTTGAAATCAATAATTGATTTATAGTCTATTAACTCCAGCAGAGTCCGGTAATCCTGAAGAACCGTTTGACTCCCGGTTTTTATCACGGCAACTTTGCTTCTATTCATTATCTTTCAAATCCTATCGGTTTGCGAATTAAACTTTTAGTATAATCCTTTGCCGAACAAAAATCAAATGCCCGAAGCAACAATTCCATCTTGTGCCGAAGGGTTTTTATGGAACCGTATTGCCGAAACTTCTGGAAATACGAAAGCCCCTTCAGCCGCGGTGGATCCTCATCCAACTCCCAGGGATGGATATAAATCACCGCCGGTCTATTGGCCCGATTCAGCCGGGATATCATCCTCCTTGTGAACCAGAACGGGGAATGACGCAAATATCCGCCCCCTCCCACGGGAAAACTCTTCCCCAAAATATTTACGGTCGAAGCCGGAATTTCATAAAGATATCGCCCGTTTTCCAATTGCATCTTGAATATTTTCTTGGGCGCCCCGGGCTCCCCATAAATATCATGTTTGATCGGGTATATCGACGAATCATATATAAAACCCATTTCCTCCAGGATTTCAAAAGCCCAGGGAATCCGGGCGTTGATCGACCAGCTTGGAGCCCGGTATCCCACCGGATGAACTCCGCAGGATTCACGAATGGTCTTTACCGCCATCTCGGTATCCCGGCGA comes from the Candidatus Zixiibacteriota bacterium genome and includes:
- a CDS encoding LapA family protein, which encodes MWVLRSILILIIIAVIVGFALYNSGPDQSIDIHLIWTQRFDVPVITVVFWAFMLGALVSWLLFISVYLKQSNQIRESNKAIRGLQTEVTALRNRPIEESKDLLDNKGNLRE
- a CDS encoding DUF362 domain-containing protein, with the translated sequence MNRSKVAVIKTGSQTVLQDYRTLLELIDYKSIIDFNLDTLLKLNLSWTKYFPACSSQPWQVEGVVKTLIEDGFPRERLLPIENKTVVTNPVKGARNNLWMPVLDRYDVGFTPLPEVEWVVHQFREPLLKLDQIFPEGIEIPKMYIGKQIIHLPTVKTHGHSTTTGAIKNAFGGLLKEVRHYAHKYIHEVLVDLVIMQKELHPNLLAVMDGTVAGDGAGPRTMIPHSKNILLASSDSVAIDAVAARLMGFDPLKIPYLRMCHERGLGVADPGEIEILGIDISDINFGFRTKKSFVIWGDQMLRIGSLRFLEKIALHSPLVVWAPAASNIYHDWFWYPIVGKSIIRKFSKTEWGRLFEEYKKY
- a CDS encoding DUF3473 domain-containing protein, whose protein sequence is MVKNILTVDLEDWFVVENLKQNLDYRQWQELPSRVVKNTNLLLEMFDNAGVRATFFVLGWIAERHPRLIYDIASHGHEIACHSYHHRRIDSFDKEEFRRDTEMAVKTIRESCGVHPVGYRAPSWSINARIPWAFEILEEMGFIYDSSIYPIKHDIYGEPGAPKKIFKMQLENGRYLYEIPASTVNILGKSFPVGGGGYLRHSPFWFTRRMISRLNRANRPAVIYIHPWELDEDPPRLKGLSYFQKFRQYGSIKTLRHKMELLLRAFDFCSAKDYTKSLIRKPIGFER